One genomic region from Portunus trituberculatus isolate SZX2019 chromosome 5, ASM1759143v1, whole genome shotgun sequence encodes:
- the LOC123514105 gene encoding stress response protein nst1-like gives MEEGEGAEVFLEGAGDGQTLLLYCEGQQGQGNEAPLDRRQQDRSEMMWVVGSGSGGGGGCGSGGGGGDGGGVVLSENMGDTFLLLADHLDLLATSADLTHSQDAVQNVTVGEELTRKSNNNNNNNNNNQTHTQTHTQTVIPCAPKTYTNPRHTHTTPTKTHMKAKRTYTHTYAYTDLEKQTQARTQGLKHQQTHTQTHTHLGDLRAKLMSGSKSSMDEEEENFDEPFESFDEPFGAFVGPSVRWASQAPKSYRGAKFRETPLQRKGARKVPARADTDGETSGMGSSVDEPVESSTESASEAPPTPPAFIQPRPSASRGPTSSTSPTAIKKKRGGWPKGRKRKPELPGAKPPKAPLTAYVLFLNERRKFYRETRPELGFGAVTKVLGAEWSALSVEEKAAFVSRSEQDKRRYRNELQAYRQSHDYQLLLRKKRIKNVIRRGGTTTEESSDFTDEIDDDDSEELYCRICDQLFTSLHNKREHLYGKTHLQAITGEYQRERLAEEERQMAAALRLRQGGGDCLTCGKGKGGGCPTSTHSPVLGKSSLLFSSPLLSSPPTLPLPPTGLETAPSGCPSCSSPSSDPHPSQEDDHDGDKEDEEEEEEEEEEEEEEQNIGGVGGGNMSAFSPPPPPPPPSTTTTATTAAAAAATTTTATTTTTTATTSESLTAVLEGLMTRVVEREEEIHALRHSSTTAARATQQLQETLASLQAQEQQLGVMNEALKRHNTQLKSQAEALWLLPALFGVTPLQMVDVALRSEGQCQGEPTGMVEETGVEKKEELEQGLEEGKGGDGGGGDGGGFVDLQLHGDEKIMFGGENNGFLMQQQQEEGNEVFNGESNGFIIQENGDSEVFSGENNGFIIQQNENNEVFVGENNGFIIQQQQDEDNEAFNGENNSFIIQQCEDNGFLHLQEQNRGSGNGFLHLQQLQPFREGVVVQEEGLKQQLLLQQQQQQLLIQDKVVLQEEEEQQILVQDCGDEILVGKQQLLIQEEEIQQQQQQQQQQQLILQNYDGGGGSGGCGGGQLVIVQQQQLQQQQQQQQIVLQLREEEEEEEEEKDKKELGLEEEDKEEIEDKLRLLQQQQQQQIQFLEGEVDHLYLQQQEEEEEEEEEEEEEEEEEKELTAKQQLLLLLQPQDTTHHLQQHKNKGREGRGRGGRGRKEEEEKEKGENRYKDNIFTSAKPNQNISQQNRAMQANTRKTKQETATQQGDTAFKQQ, from the exons atggaggagggagagggcgcGGAGGTGTTCCTGGAGGGAGCGGGGGACGGCCAGACACTGCTGCTGTACTGTGAGGGGCAGCAGGGACAGGGAAATGAAGCGCCACTTGACCGGAGGCAgcaggacag GAGTGAAATGATGTGGGTGgttggcagtggcagtggtggtggtggtggttgtggtagtggtggtggtggtggtgatggtggtggtgtggtgttgtcagAAAATATGGgtgacactttcctcctcctggctgACCATCTTGACCTCCTGGCGACCTCTGCTGATCTCACACACTCCCAG gatgCAGTTCAAAACGTGACAGTTGGTGAAGAACTaacaagaaaatcaaacaacaataacaacaacaacaacaacaaccagacacacacacaaacacacacacaaacagtcatACCATGTGCACCAAAAACGTACACAAacccaagacacacacataccaccccCACAAAAACGCACATGAAGGCAAAacgaacgtacacacacacatatgcatacaCGGACTTGGAGAAACAGACACAGGCACGCACACAGGGACTCAAACACCAgcagacgcacacacaaacgcacacacacttggGGGATTTGAGGGCTAAACTGATGTCAGGATCCAAATCTTCtatggacgaggaggaagagaattttgACGAGCCGTTTGAGTCGTTTGATGAGCCGTTTGGAGCGTTTGTGGGGCCTTCAGTGCGCTGGGCTAGTCAGGCACCCAAAAGCTACAGAGGTGCCAAGTTCAGGGAGACGCCACTGCAGAGGAAAGGAGCGAGgaag gtaCCAGCGAGGGCGGACACAGATGGGGAGACGAGTGGCATGGGTTCCTCTGTGGATGAACCAGTAGAGTCCTCCACAGAGTCTGCCTCAGAAGCCCCTCCCACCCCCCCGGCCTTCATCCAGCCCCGCCCCTCTGCCTCCAGGGgccccacctcctccacctcacccaCTGCTATCAAG aagaagagaggaggatggcccaaggggaggaagaggaagccagAGTTACCAGGAGCCAAGCCACCTAAAGCCCCACTCACTGCCTATGTGCTCTTCCtcaatgagagaaggaagtttTACAGGGAGACCAGGCCGGAGCTTGGTTTTGGAgcg GTAACCAAGGTGCTGGGGGCGGAGTGGTCAGCCCTCAGCGTGGAGGAGAAAGCAGCATTTGTGTCTCGCTCGGAGCAGGACAAACGGAGGTACAGGAATGAGCTACAGGCGTACAGACAGTCACACGATTACCAGCTGCTGCTCAGGAAGAAGCGGATTAAGA ATGTCATCCGCCGCGGTGGGACGACGACGGAAGAGTCATCCGATTTCACCGACGAGATtgat gaTGATGACAGTGAGGAGCTGTACTGCAGGATATGTGACCAGCTTTTCACCTCGCTGCACAACAAACGAGAACACCTGTATGGCAAGACTCACCTCCAG gcTATCACCGGGGAGTACCAGCGGGAGAGACTGGCGGAGGAGGAGCGGCAGATGGCAGCGGCTCTGAGGCTGCGGCAAGGTGGGGGGGACTGTCTTACCTGTGG GAAAGGTAAGGGGGGGGGATGTCCCACATCAACCCACTCACCTGTGCTAGGAAAG tcttctcttctcttctcttctcctcttctctcctctcctcccactctccccctGCCCCCAACAGGACTGGAGACGGCCCCCAGTGGCTGCCCCTCCtgctcatccccctcctccgaCCCCCATCCCTCCCAGGAAGATGACCACgatggagataaggaagatgaggaggaggaggaggaagaggaagaagaggaggaggaggaacagaacataggaggagtaggaggaggaaatatgtcagccttctctccacctcctcctcctcctcctccatctactactactactgctactactgctgctgctgctgctgctactactactactgctactactactactactactgctacgacttCAGAAAGCTTGACTGCTGTGTTAGAAGGGTTAATGACCAGAGTTgttg AACGCGAGGAGGAGATCCATGCCCTCCGTCACAGCAGCACCACAGCAGCCAGGGCCACACAGCAGCTGCAGGAGACCCTAGCAAGCCTTCAAGCACAGGAACAACAGCTGGGGGTCATGAATGAGGCATTGAAGAGACACAACACTCAATTAAAGTCACAAGCTGAGGCACTGTGGCTCCTCCCGGCCTTGTTTGGTGTCACTCCCTTGCAGATGGTGGATGTGGCACTGCGCTCTGAGGGGCAGTGCCAGGGGGAGCCAACAGGGATGGTGGAAGAGACAGGggtagagaaaaaggaggaattagAGCAGGggttagaggaaggaaagggtggtgatggtggtggtggtgatggtggtggttttgtggaCTTGCAGCTACATGGTGATGAGAAGATAATGTTTGGTGGTGAAAATAACGGGTTTTTAATGCAGCAACAGCAAGAGGAAGGTAATGAGGTGTTTAATGGTGAAAGTAATGGGTTtataatacaagaaaatggaGACAGTGAGGtatttagtggtgaaaataatggGTTTATAATACAACAGAATGAGAATAATGAAGTTTTTGTGGGTGAAAATAATGGCTTCataatacaacaacagcaagatgAAGACAATGAGGCttttaatggtgaaaataataGCTTTATAATACAACAATGTGAAGATAATGGGTTTCTGCACCTACAAGAGCAGAATAGAGGTAGTGGTAATGGGTTTTTGcatctacaacaactacaaccattcagggagggtgtggtggtgcaaGAAGAGGgactaaaacaacaactattactacaacaacaacaacaacaacttttgaTTCAAGATAAGGTCGTactacaagaagaggaggagcaacaaaTATTAGTACAGGATTGTGGTGATGAAATATTGGtaggaaaacaacaactattaatacaagaggaggaaatacaacaacaacaacaacaacaacaacaacaacaattaatacTGCAaaattatgatggtggtggtggtagtggtggttgtggtggagggcAGCTTGTgatagtacaacaacaacaattacaacagcaacaacaacaacaacaaatagtaCTACAActcagagaagaagaggaggaggaagaagaggagaaggataagaaagaactTGGattagaagaagaggataaagaggaaattgaagatAAACTACGATtattacaacagcaacaacaacaacaaatacaatttTTAGAAGGAGAAGTGGACCATCTTTatctacaacaacaagaggaagaagaagaagaagaagaggaggaggaggaggaggaggaagaggaaaaagaacttACAGCaaaacagcaactactactactactacaaccacaagacacaacacatcacctccagcaacacaagaacaagggaagagaaggaagaggaagaggaggaagaggaagaaaagaagaagaggagaaagagaaaggagaaaatagatacaaagaCAACATTTTTACTTctgccaaaccaaaccaaaacattTCACAGCAAAACAGAGCAATGCAAGCcaacacaaggaaaacaaagcaggAAACAGCAACACAGCAGGGAGACACAGCATTTAAAcagcagtga